One Vibrio campbellii CAIM 519 = NBRC 15631 = ATCC 25920 genomic window carries:
- the wecA gene encoding UDP-N-acetylglucosamine--undecaprenyl-phosphate N-acetylglucosaminephosphotransferase has translation MLLELSFIFFSSFATLFLMRKVAKQIGLVDKPNARKLHNGAVPLVGGISICLVLAQYLTFKPEVIEHSWLYLLCICVLTVVGAVDDKIDLSFKVRMGIQAALSIVMMKVAGIELHSLGNMFGFGEINLGYGGSIITILAVIGAINAFNMVDGIDGLLGGLSVVTFGALAFLLQVDSQHGLAYLCIVIIVAMLPYIFMNLGVLGRERKVFMGDAGSMMIGFTVIWLLLGVSQTGSSEPLMRPVTALWLIAVPLMDMTAIMIRRIRRGDSPFKPDREHLHHIFQRMGLSSKQTLIVICLIATLYAAFGIYGEIKNISEATMFVIFLSCFVLYSIMLAYVWRITSFLRAKRPNIKS, from the coding sequence ATGCTCCTTGAACTCAGTTTTATTTTTTTCTCTTCTTTTGCCACGCTATTTCTAATGCGAAAGGTAGCCAAACAAATTGGCCTAGTTGACAAACCCAACGCTCGGAAGCTTCACAACGGTGCAGTCCCTTTAGTTGGAGGTATATCCATTTGTCTTGTTCTTGCACAATACCTAACTTTTAAGCCTGAGGTCATTGAACATAGTTGGCTGTATCTACTTTGTATCTGCGTGTTAACTGTCGTTGGAGCAGTTGATGATAAGATCGACCTCAGCTTCAAAGTTCGAATGGGAATTCAAGCAGCCCTTTCCATTGTGATGATGAAAGTAGCCGGTATTGAACTGCACAGTCTAGGGAACATGTTTGGTTTCGGTGAAATCAATCTAGGATATGGGGGAAGCATAATAACAATTCTGGCGGTAATTGGGGCAATCAATGCTTTCAACATGGTAGATGGTATTGATGGACTTCTCGGTGGTCTTTCCGTAGTAACATTTGGCGCACTTGCGTTTCTATTACAAGTTGATAGCCAACATGGCCTTGCCTATTTATGTATCGTGATCATAGTGGCTATGCTTCCTTACATTTTTATGAATCTTGGCGTCTTGGGTAGAGAGCGAAAGGTATTTATGGGTGATGCTGGAAGTATGATGATCGGCTTTACTGTAATTTGGTTACTGTTAGGAGTTAGCCAGACTGGAAGCTCTGAACCATTAATGCGCCCCGTTACTGCTCTGTGGCTCATTGCTGTACCATTAATGGACATGACAGCAATAATGATTCGCCGCATCCGTCGCGGTGACTCGCCATTCAAACCCGATCGGGAACATCTTCATCATATCTTCCAACGTATGGGATTGAGCTCAAAGCAAACTTTAATTGTGATATGCCTCATCGCTACATTATATGCTGCATTTGGTATTTATGGCGAGATTAAAAATATATCAGAAGCGACAATGTTCGTTATATTTTTAAGCTGCTTTGTTCTTTATAGCATAATGCTTGCATATGTTTGGAGAATAACAAGTTTTCTTAGAGCCAAACGACCAAACATTAAAAGTTGA
- a CDS encoding NeuD/PglB/VioB family sugar acetyltransferase: MINLILIGGGGHCAACIDVIESQGKYRIQGILDSKDKIGTTLLGYPILDTDEAISKYIAKGCHFLITVGQIQSSSIREHLYIQLLSLNAQLATVISSRAHVSRTAQIGKGVIVMHDALINAGAQVSDNCIINTKSLIEHDALIATHCHISTGAVVNGAAEVATGSFIGSNAVVVQGVKTESKAFIKAGSCYARTYQPSVPFKTAVLTTIFPINEEYVHDYFKSLERQTVQSFDVILVNDGFGDLNVFKNLYSNLNIIELESAGNIAKNREAMCQFALKNQYEAAVFADIDDHFSENRIAHSLELLREYDVVVNDLTAFNENKELAVQILSSRITDGDEISLDFIRDKNLFGLSNTAIRLVGLEAETFRFPRALIAVDWFLFTRLLYQSKRAVFTNQAITFYRQHQENTVGIGDVTKESLKQSLKVRETHYKHMLTISDAFQAEFDSNHKLMAQLNQVDECEKILKLNQTNSSSPLLWWEVIRK; this comes from the coding sequence ATGATAAATTTGATTCTCATCGGTGGCGGAGGGCATTGCGCTGCTTGCATCGATGTGATCGAGTCTCAAGGAAAATATCGAATTCAAGGTATCTTAGACAGCAAAGATAAGATTGGTACAACCTTGTTAGGTTATCCCATACTAGATACAGATGAGGCTATTTCGAAATATATTGCTAAAGGATGCCATTTCTTAATTACCGTGGGACAGATTCAATCTAGTAGCATTCGTGAACATTTGTACATACAACTCCTGAGTTTAAATGCTCAATTGGCAACAGTCATTTCTTCTCGGGCACATGTTTCGCGGACTGCTCAGATAGGAAAGGGCGTTATTGTTATGCATGATGCTCTGATCAATGCTGGTGCACAAGTGTCAGATAATTGTATCATTAATACAAAATCATTGATTGAGCATGATGCATTAATTGCAACTCACTGTCATATTTCAACAGGAGCCGTAGTTAATGGTGCAGCAGAGGTTGCTACTGGATCATTTATTGGAAGTAATGCGGTGGTGGTACAAGGGGTTAAAACGGAATCAAAGGCCTTTATCAAAGCTGGCAGTTGTTATGCAAGAACATATCAACCATCAGTGCCGTTTAAGACCGCAGTTTTGACGACGATATTTCCTATTAATGAAGAATATGTTCACGACTACTTCAAGTCGTTGGAGCGCCAAACAGTACAAAGTTTTGATGTTATCCTAGTCAATGACGGTTTCGGTGATTTGAATGTATTTAAGAACTTATATTCAAATTTAAATATTATTGAATTAGAGTCTGCAGGTAATATAGCGAAAAACCGAGAGGCAATGTGTCAATTTGCTTTAAAGAATCAATATGAAGCAGCGGTGTTTGCCGATATTGACGACCATTTCTCAGAAAATCGAATAGCCCATTCGCTCGAGTTGCTCAGAGAGTATGATGTTGTAGTTAATGATTTGACTGCATTTAATGAAAACAAAGAACTTGCTGTACAAATATTATCATCACGCATTACTGATGGGGATGAGATATCTCTGGATTTTATTCGTGACAAAAATTTGTTTGGATTATCCAATACTGCGATAAGGTTGGTGGGTTTGGAAGCTGAAACTTTTCGCTTTCCACGTGCATTAATTGCAGTCGACTGGTTTCTTTTTACCCGACTGTTATACCAATCAAAGCGTGCAGTATTTACTAATCAAGCAATTACATTTTATCGTCAACATCAGGAAAATACAGTAGGTATAGGTGATGTGACAAAAGAGAGCTTAAAGCAGTCATTGAAAGTACGCGAAACCCACTATAAACATATGTTGACCATTAGTGATGCTTTCCAAGCTGAATTTGACTCAAACCATAAGTTGATGGCTCAACTCAATCAAGTCGATGAGTGTGAGAAAATTTTAAAACTGAATCAAACGAATAGCAGCTCACCATTGCTCTGGTGGGAAGTTATTAGAAAATAG
- a CDS encoding cytidylyltransferase domain-containing protein — protein sequence MIAIIPARGGSKGLPGKNIKILNGKPLIAYTIESALASKFISDVIISTDDQLIHDIAVKYGATSTFLRPKELAEDDSQAIDNYVYTIDRLKNEYGYTIESFVVLQPTSPLRTSEDIDAAIELFMANEADSVITYCEEHHPVSWHKYIDGSNKISDIFPCDMLENRQKVKPTYYPNGAIYVFKESLIKSRRYYSDKTFAYIMPRSRSIDIDTIEDFEYASFLLSNKNESHNSL from the coding sequence ATGATTGCAATTATTCCAGCTAGAGGTGGCTCGAAAGGGCTACCTGGAAAAAACATAAAGATTTTAAATGGTAAGCCATTAATTGCTTATACTATCGAATCTGCTCTAGCATCGAAATTTATATCTGATGTAATTATTTCTACTGATGACCAGTTAATACATGATATCGCAGTAAAATATGGGGCAACTAGCACCTTTTTAAGACCGAAAGAGCTGGCAGAAGATGACTCTCAGGCTATTGATAATTATGTCTACACAATAGACAGGCTAAAAAATGAGTATGGATATACAATCGAGTCATTTGTAGTTTTACAGCCAACCTCTCCCCTAAGAACTAGTGAAGATATAGATGCTGCAATTGAGCTATTTATGGCAAATGAAGCGGACTCGGTAATCACATATTGCGAAGAACACCACCCCGTTAGTTGGCATAAATATATTGATGGAAGTAATAAGATTTCTGACATATTCCCTTGTGATATGTTGGAAAATCGACAAAAAGTCAAACCTACTTATTATCCAAATGGTGCGATTTACGTTTTTAAAGAAAGCCTGATTAAATCAAGGCGTTATTATTCGGATAAGACTTTTGCTTATATAATGCCACGTTCACGATCAATTGACATTGATACAATTGAAGACTTTGAATATGCCAGTTTCTTGTTGAGTAATAAAAATGAATCACACAATAGTTTATAA
- a CDS encoding oligosaccharide flippase family protein, with translation MKNNVLRFFSKSQFLKDSIFVFFLKIISSLIALGISAYISRKFGSTVAGLYFFISGAVLFFGTFCTIGLQPMVLKNIAVKNNTDGDQYFSQSLLLVVVCCSIVCFFGVLFGKYIGFDHEIFSEYYLYIFFSMAPLSILLLYSNYFQAKRYYLASMLSLTMGYQSVMLLLCFLYEGIEPKQVIFLYALSIVISLVVLTLYLTGVFKPCLGSIKRIEPYRLIVCSSFPIFITQIIGQVNAFSGQFILSLYVKPETLAYYAVSIRISVVMSFFVIAINKVVAPKFAQLYSEGKLIELEKTVKKANRLLWLVSLPMLILVVIFSKQILSIFGEEFSDFYLVLIIIATGQFIASITGTVIFLLQMTGLQKQLMYNIMITSVVSLLSGVLLVERYGIYGAAVMTFIALASSNLLGCISAYRKLKINPLSIF, from the coding sequence GTGAAGAATAACGTCCTACGTTTTTTTAGTAAATCTCAGTTCTTAAAAGATAGCATTTTTGTCTTTTTTTTGAAAATAATTTCTTCATTAATCGCTCTCGGGATTTCTGCATATATTAGCAGGAAGTTTGGCTCGACTGTTGCAGGCCTATATTTTTTCATATCTGGTGCAGTATTATTTTTTGGTACTTTTTGTACAATCGGGCTACAGCCTATGGTATTGAAAAATATTGCTGTAAAAAATAATACTGATGGAGACCAATATTTTAGTCAGTCTTTATTATTAGTTGTAGTATGTTGTAGTATTGTATGTTTTTTTGGTGTGCTATTTGGTAAATATATCGGCTTTGATCATGAGATTTTTAGCGAGTATTACCTTTATATATTTTTCAGCATGGCGCCGCTTTCAATTCTACTATTATATTCTAATTACTTTCAAGCAAAGCGATATTACCTCGCTTCCATGCTATCCCTTACAATGGGTTATCAGTCGGTAATGTTGTTACTTTGTTTTCTTTATGAAGGCATTGAGCCTAAGCAGGTTATCTTTCTATATGCCTTATCAATAGTTATTTCTCTTGTGGTTTTAACTTTATATCTAACAGGTGTATTTAAACCTTGTCTTGGCTCTATCAAACGCATAGAACCTTATCGGTTAATAGTATGTTCTTCTTTTCCTATTTTTATTACTCAAATTATAGGTCAGGTAAACGCATTTTCAGGTCAATTTATACTCAGTCTATACGTTAAGCCCGAAACATTGGCATATTATGCTGTAAGTATTCGTATTTCTGTTGTTATGAGTTTTTTCGTCATTGCTATTAATAAAGTTGTTGCTCCAAAGTTTGCGCAGCTATATTCAGAAGGAAAGTTAATTGAACTAGAAAAGACTGTTAAGAAGGCTAATAGATTATTGTGGCTTGTTTCTCTACCAATGTTAATTTTGGTGGTTATATTTTCCAAACAAATCCTTAGTATTTTCGGAGAAGAGTTTTCTGATTTTTACTTGGTTCTTATTATTATTGCAACTGGCCAGTTTATAGCTTCAATTACAGGTACCGTTATATTTTTATTACAAATGACAGGGCTGCAAAAGCAACTTATGTATAATATTATGATAACATCTGTAGTCAGTCTTCTTTCAGGTGTTTTACTAGTTGAAAGATATGGCATCTATGGTGCAGCGGTAATGACTTTCATTGCTCTAGCATCATCAAACTTATTAGGCTGTATTTCAGCCTATAGAAAATTAAAAATTAATCCATTATCAATCTTCTGA
- a CDS encoding O-antigen ligase family protein translates to MSIAVGLSCCISYLRFFYSPSKVKKIFFILIALVTWLGLFSMQSRAVFLFAFGYYLLLPTFILKGKAKTKFIIFISMSVFVVISYFYQDIVYFYENSKIYQRMSDLFFNYQNEPRIVTYTTFFSHLSEFWFSGYGLNQTSSNIYVYTIEKYPHNFVLEFWSEFGLLGLSFALVFSFMPFFYIFKKRKVSEEEYISILIYLYYLMNFMKSFSIYDSSMLFLSAGIVVSLFKYSNVPSLDHRFR, encoded by the coding sequence ATGAGCATTGCAGTAGGCTTGTCTTGTTGTATTTCATATCTGAGATTTTTTTATTCCCCAAGTAAGGTGAAAAAGATATTCTTTATTCTTATTGCTTTGGTTACGTGGTTAGGGTTGTTTTCTATGCAATCTCGAGCTGTATTTCTATTCGCATTTGGGTATTATCTTCTATTACCTACTTTTATATTAAAAGGCAAAGCTAAGACTAAGTTTATAATTTTTATTAGTATGTCTGTCTTCGTGGTTATATCTTATTTTTATCAAGATATAGTTTACTTTTACGAGAACTCAAAGATATATCAAAGAATGTCTGATTTGTTCTTTAATTATCAAAATGAGCCAAGGATAGTTACATACACCACTTTTTTCTCCCACCTCTCAGAGTTTTGGTTTTCTGGTTATGGATTAAACCAGACCTCTAGCAATATATATGTTTATACAATAGAGAAGTATCCACACAATTTTGTGTTGGAGTTCTGGTCAGAATTCGGGCTTCTCGGGCTTTCGTTTGCACTGGTTTTTTCTTTTATGCCATTTTTTTATATCTTTAAAAAACGAAAAGTTTCCGAAGAGGAGTATATATCAATTTTAATATACCTGTATTATCTTATGAACTTTATGAAATCATTTTCAATATATGACTCGTCTATGCTTTTTCTATCTGCGGGAATAGTTGTTTCCCTGTTTAAATATAGTAATGTTCCCTCGCTCGATCATAGGTTTAGGTAG
- a CDS encoding surface carbohydrate biosynthesis protein produces MNNFLFPIETIARELDHKILMGILISNPDNKVYVGDQQIIRTLSYFVKKGVFYGKHLFGKPMFSDTDYYNRLKKNDINIVHLNEEGAVWPGGEDVWKYLLDQSERPAVLNDKDAMLTWGEWQANYNKSREDHSVKIKATGHPRFDLYNEKYIDYFKDDIDDILSSYSDYILINTAFSYSNNGEGGVDFIFKPTLSYSPKNNEHRIYRFKRWRQQMFSIADVVDLVNKLSLDFPDEIFVIRPHPSEDTNYYKSIFNGIDNVKVVYDGSVTPWVLGCKCLIHNGCTTAIEATLAGIPVLNYATNPNPDFDTYLANICGRTVDNYNDAKQFLINLDEEKASLPQASKAQDLFHNFKGGEAQEQVVDELNIAAAHSHGAKSKSPSSIKLKYISYLHKVYLLTKYTYLSFQGKFGKFVDYRKRFSGFEKNDIETKVEKLSKIVGKQVKVKYISKHLFVIEAEND; encoded by the coding sequence ATGAATAACTTTTTATTTCCTATTGAAACAATTGCCAGAGAACTAGATCACAAAATCTTGATGGGTATATTAATCTCCAATCCCGATAATAAAGTTTATGTAGGTGATCAACAAATTATAAGAACATTGTCATACTTTGTAAAAAAAGGTGTTTTCTACGGAAAGCACTTATTTGGCAAACCGATGTTTTCTGACACGGACTATTATAACCGTTTGAAGAAAAATGATATAAATATTGTTCACCTTAACGAGGAAGGAGCAGTTTGGCCCGGTGGAGAAGATGTTTGGAAGTATCTTCTAGACCAGTCAGAAAGGCCTGCGGTACTGAATGATAAAGATGCGATGCTTACTTGGGGTGAGTGGCAAGCGAACTATAATAAATCTCGTGAAGATCATTCTGTGAAAATAAAGGCTACAGGTCATCCGAGATTTGATTTATATAATGAAAAATATATTGATTATTTTAAAGACGATATTGATGATATATTATCATCTTACAGTGATTATATATTGATCAATACTGCTTTCTCATATTCTAATAATGGAGAGGGAGGCGTTGACTTTATATTTAAACCGACATTGTCCTACTCACCTAAAAATAATGAACATCGTATTTATCGTTTTAAGCGTTGGAGGCAGCAGATGTTTTCAATCGCTGATGTTGTTGATTTGGTAAATAAGCTAAGTCTAGACTTCCCTGATGAGATATTTGTAATTCGTCCCCACCCTAGTGAAGACACTAATTACTATAAGTCTATTTTTAACGGTATAGACAACGTAAAAGTTGTTTATGACGGTTCGGTAACCCCTTGGGTTTTGGGGTGTAAATGCCTTATTCATAATGGTTGCACGACAGCTATAGAGGCAACATTAGCTGGAATCCCTGTGCTCAACTACGCAACTAACCCTAACCCTGATTTTGATACTTATTTAGCCAATATATGTGGTAGAACGGTTGATAACTATAATGATGCTAAACAATTTTTGATCAATTTAGATGAAGAAAAAGCATCTTTACCGCAAGCTAGTAAGGCTCAAGACTTGTTTCATAACTTTAAGGGGGGGGAAGCACAAGAGCAAGTGGTAGATGAACTAAATATTGCAGCTGCTCATTCTCATGGTGCTAAGTCTAAATCTCCAAGTTCGATTAAATTAAAGTATATATCTTACTTGCATAAAGTTTATTTGCTTACTAAATACACTTATCTTAGTTTTCAAGGTAAGTTTGGTAAGTTTGTGGACTATAGAAAAAGATTCAGTGGATTCGAAAAAAATGACATTGAAACAAAAGTCGAAAAATTATCTAAAATTGTCGGAAAACAAGTGAAAGTTAAATATATTTCAAAGCATTTGTTCGTAATTGAAGCAGAAAATGACTAA
- a CDS encoding glycosyltransferase: MNKLNDIAVIMSVYFKDKPEDLSIAVNSILSQTLDCDLYIYADGLLTSSLNEVLESFSNLNNVVIIRCDYNKGLATALNTLIDIVSELKYEFVARMDSDDISVSDRIEKQVNFMNLNPNVDVLGGACKEFGASFALPYKRLPLSHNELRSFSLSRCPFIHPSVMFKGSLFCEGYRYPTDTSFTEDMGLWLLLLENGKTFANLPDILLHYRMNENTVERRKGLSKSFSEVKLRYKYMEKMGLVSVKNIVTLCARFFFHLLPVFFVKALYKFAR; this comes from the coding sequence GTGAATAAATTAAATGATATAGCAGTGATAATGAGTGTTTATTTTAAAGATAAACCTGAAGATTTATCTATTGCTGTTAATAGCATTCTATCACAAACCTTAGATTGTGACTTGTATATTTATGCTGATGGCTTATTAACTTCTTCACTAAACGAGGTTTTAGAGAGTTTTTCTAATTTAAATAATGTTGTGATTATTCGCTGCGATTATAACAAGGGGTTGGCGACAGCATTGAATACTCTTATCGATATAGTATCAGAATTAAAGTATGAGTTCGTTGCCCGTATGGACAGTGATGATATTTCAGTATCGGATCGGATAGAAAAACAAGTGAATTTTATGAATCTAAATCCAAATGTTGATGTGCTGGGAGGTGCCTGTAAAGAATTTGGCGCTTCTTTTGCTCTGCCATACAAGCGCCTTCCTTTGAGTCACAACGAACTGAGAAGCTTTAGTCTATCTCGTTGTCCATTTATACATCCTTCAGTTATGTTCAAGGGATCATTGTTTTGTGAGGGATATCGTTATCCTACTGATACGTCTTTTACTGAGGATATGGGCCTGTGGCTATTGTTACTCGAAAATGGTAAAACCTTCGCGAACTTGCCAGATATTCTTCTTCATTATAGGATGAATGAAAATACAGTTGAGAGAAGGAAAGGTTTATCAAAATCTTTCAGTGAAGTTAAACTTCGTTACAAGTATATGGAAAAAATGGGATTAGTTTCGGTCAAGAATATAGTGACTCTTTGCGCTCGATTTTTTTTCCACTTGCTTCCGGTTTTCTTTGTGAAGGCTTTATACAAATTTGCTCGATAA
- a CDS encoding N-acetylneuraminate synthase family protein, producing MKLTEKKELFNFCKPYIIAELGSNHNGDMELAKKLIIEAKEAGADCVKFQSWSKDTIFAKKKYKDNYFIADDYRDRTDYTLEEIVEEYSISEQELLDMKAFADEVGIDCSSTPFSKHEADFLVEKMETPFIKVASMDLNNYPFLEYLAKKGKPMVISTGLSELYEIDKAIKCIESAGNNRIVILHCVSTYPPVDTDVNLNNIKTLMSTYPEYCIGFSDHTIGTEIPLASAALGVCLIEKHFTLDKDMEGWDHKVSANKQELTSIVNGVKRINDALGSYRISAPESDEKKAEFRRSIVITRAMKKGETLRLEDIDYKRPGTGIAPEMTEFLVGMSVNKDLELDHILTKEDLVA from the coding sequence ATGAAGCTAACAGAAAAGAAAGAACTATTTAACTTTTGCAAACCATATATTATTGCTGAACTGGGTTCAAATCATAACGGAGACATGGAACTTGCCAAAAAGCTAATTATTGAAGCGAAGGAAGCAGGAGCGGATTGCGTTAAATTTCAGAGTTGGTCAAAAGATACAATCTTCGCGAAGAAGAAATATAAAGATAATTACTTTATTGCAGATGATTATCGTGATCGTACCGATTACACTCTAGAAGAGATTGTAGAGGAATACTCGATTTCAGAGCAGGAACTACTAGATATGAAGGCTTTTGCAGATGAAGTTGGGATTGATTGTTCATCTACACCATTTAGTAAACATGAAGCTGATTTTTTGGTTGAAAAAATGGAAACGCCTTTTATTAAGGTTGCGTCTATGGACTTGAATAATTATCCATTCCTTGAATACCTAGCAAAAAAAGGAAAGCCAATGGTTATTTCAACGGGATTGAGTGAGTTATATGAGATCGATAAAGCAATCAAATGTATTGAGTCTGCGGGTAATAATAGAATTGTAATTTTGCATTGTGTCTCCACATACCCACCTGTTGATACTGACGTAAATTTAAATAACATCAAGACACTGATGAGCACATATCCTGAATATTGTATTGGTTTTTCAGATCATACTATTGGCACAGAGATTCCATTAGCATCAGCTGCATTGGGAGTATGTTTGATTGAAAAGCATTTCACTCTCGATAAAGATATGGAAGGTTGGGATCATAAAGTTTCAGCCAATAAGCAGGAGTTGACTAGTATTGTTAATGGAGTAAAACGAATTAACGATGCGTTAGGCAGCTATCGTATTTCTGCTCCAGAAAGTGATGAAAAGAAAGCAGAGTTTAGAAGAAGTATTGTGATTACTCGAGCTATGAAAAAAGGCGAAACCTTGAGGTTAGAAGATATCGATTATAAGAGACCTGGCACAGGAATCGCTCCTGAGATGACAGAGTTCCTTGTTGGTATGAGTGTCAATAAAGATCTAGAATTAGATCATATTCTCACCAAAGAGGATTTAGTTGCATGA
- a CDS encoding nucleotidyltransferase family protein, producing MNHTIVYNKSLSLKEVVKVLDDGGIGLVSFVDKDGKLVGILTDGDLRRGILNSVSDIDELVNFKPIKMHVSSSKGDILARLKNLHRRHMPLVDENGVLVSVFTLDDVEFVSRPNTVVIMAGGLGSRLGELTKDTPKPMLHVGDKPMLQHLIEQFREQGFRKFILCLNYKKEKIQDFFKNGEEFSVDIEYIIESKRMGTAGALSLINKGLNEPFIVVNADVLTNMKFGDFLDFHQQSTALASMVVRRYEQIIPFGVVNSSKGGNILNIEEKPSVSFEVNAGIYALDPIILNEIPKNEFFDMPSLFKKLIENKLTCSSYKVNDYWIDIGRKEELEKANEDIMFKF from the coding sequence ATGAATCACACAATAGTTTATAATAAAAGCTTATCCTTAAAGGAAGTAGTTAAAGTATTAGATGATGGAGGAATTGGCTTAGTTTCCTTTGTTGATAAAGACGGAAAATTGGTCGGAATTTTAACTGATGGAGATCTTCGTCGGGGTATCCTTAACAGCGTGTCAGATATTGATGAGTTAGTTAACTTTAAGCCTATAAAAATGCACGTATCTTCCAGTAAAGGTGATATTTTAGCAAGGTTAAAAAATTTACATAGAAGACACATGCCGCTGGTCGATGAAAATGGTGTGTTAGTTTCTGTTTTTACATTAGATGATGTTGAGTTTGTATCTCGTCCTAATACTGTTGTTATTATGGCTGGTGGATTAGGTTCAAGACTTGGGGAGTTAACTAAAGATACCCCAAAACCAATGTTGCATGTAGGTGATAAGCCAATGCTACAGCATCTGATAGAACAGTTTCGAGAGCAGGGCTTTAGAAAGTTCATCCTCTGTTTAAATTACAAAAAAGAGAAAATTCAAGACTTTTTCAAAAATGGAGAAGAATTTTCTGTTGATATTGAGTATATCATTGAGTCAAAAAGAATGGGGACAGCAGGAGCGCTAAGCTTGATAAATAAAGGGCTTAATGAACCTTTTATTGTCGTGAATGCTGATGTTTTGACCAATATGAAATTTGGCGATTTTCTTGACTTTCATCAACAATCTACCGCACTAGCTTCAATGGTTGTTAGACGTTATGAACAAATAATCCCCTTTGGCGTTGTCAATTCGAGCAAGGGTGGCAATATTCTCAATATAGAAGAAAAGCCTTCTGTTTCATTTGAAGTAAATGCAGGTATATACGCCCTTGATCCTATCATTCTCAATGAGATCCCGAAAAATGAATTCTTTGATATGCCTAGTCTATTTAAAAAGCTGATAGAAAATAAATTGACTTGTAGCAGTTATAAAGTTAATGACTATTGGATAGATATTGGCAGAAAAGAAGAACTAGAAAAAGCAAATGAAGATATAATGTTTAAATTTTAG
- a CDS encoding glycosyltransferase family 2 protein yields MFSVVITTKNRIEFLIRAVNSITNNTITPSEIIIVNDGGCHIPRNALPRDIEIIIINNDYSKGANYCRNLGIQKSTNDIVFLLDDDDALTEISFESRLKGFSDERVGISYTGIRIVSDDDLEQVKRVVHGSSDNIDTRDLFKCGNLIGSTSRVAVRKSYFMEAGMFDEDLQCLQDYDLWIRMASISDVYYDSNTTVLYTVHRTNAQISKNPDKYILASSYLLRKYKDLYGPLGLESIFKSNLYLRVAISSSNSSVSRKMKYSLLSFYFKPNVKSLVIAFVPCSLLKKLFHYV; encoded by the coding sequence ATGTTCTCTGTTGTTATTACTACAAAAAACCGAATAGAATTTCTAATCAGAGCCGTTAATAGCATAACTAACAATACTATTACGCCTAGTGAAATTATCATTGTAAATGATGGAGGGTGTCATATTCCCCGAAATGCGCTACCTCGTGATATCGAGATAATAATCATTAACAATGATTATTCAAAAGGCGCAAACTACTGTCGCAATCTTGGTATTCAAAAATCAACGAATGATATCGTATTTCTTCTAGATGATGACGATGCCTTAACAGAAATATCTTTTGAAAGTAGGCTCAAAGGGTTTTCTGATGAGAGGGTTGGAATTTCTTATACGGGAATTAGAATAGTATCCGATGACGATTTAGAACAGGTCAAAAGAGTAGTTCATGGTTCTAGTGATAATATCGATACAAGAGATTTATTCAAGTGCGGGAATTTAATCGGTTCTACGTCCAGGGTTGCGGTGCGGAAAAGTTACTTCATGGAAGCAGGAATGTTCGATGAAGATCTTCAATGCTTACAAGACTATGATCTGTGGATTCGTATGGCATCTATATCTGACGTTTACTATGATAGTAATACAACAGTTTTATATACGGTTCATAGAACTAATGCACAAATAAGTAAGAATCCAGATAAATATATTTTAGCATCATCTTACCTCTTGAGAAAATACAAGGACTTATATGGTCCCCTTGGCCTGGAGAGTATTTTTAAATCTAACCTTTATTTGAGGGTCGCAATATCATCATCTAATTCAAGTGTTTCGAGAAAGATGAAATACTCATTGCTTTCTTTTTATTTTAAACCGAATGTAAAGTCTCTCGTTATAGCATTTGTACCCTGTAGTCTTTTAAAGAAATTATTTCATTACGTTTGA